AAGGGTTTGAGTGTAAGCGAGAGAAGAGAACTGATCCACGCATTGTCCAAGCAGCCAGAAGAAGCTTCGGAGCTTTTAAACTCGTGGAGCCGGGACGAGATAATGAAGATCATATGCGCGGAGATGGGTAAAGAGAGAAAGTACACTGGCCTAGCCAAACCAAAACTCATTGAAAACCTACTCAATCTCGTCTCTCGTCCTCTCGGTGAAACCTCGTGTCCTAACCGTAAAAGCTCGAGGAAGAAACAGAAGACGACTACTAGTTACATCATCTGCTGCGAGAATTTAGCTTGTAGAGCAGCGCTCGGAAGTGAAGATACCTTTTGTAGAAGATGTTCTTGCTGTGTTTGTCAGAACTTTGATGAGAATAAAGATCCGAGTCTATGGATTGCTTGTGAGGGTTGTGGTTTGTCTTGTCATTTGGAGTGTGCTTTGAAGGAAGATGGGTATGGGATTGGGTATAATGATGGTAGTTTTCACTGCGTGTTTTGCGGCAAAGATAGTGATCTTCTCGGGTAAGATTCTTTTGGTATAGATTTGTTGGGAGAAGGTAATGTAATAATGATGTGTGTGGACTTACAGATGCTGGAGGAAGCAAGTGAAGGTTGCGAAAGAGACTGGGCGTGTGGATGTACTTTGTTACCGTGTTTCTCTAGGACAGAAGCTGTTGCGAGGTACAAGGAGGTATCAGAATCTGTTGGAACTCATGGATGAGGCGGTGCAGAAGCTGGAGGGTGATATGGGTCCGTTAGTGAGTTGGGATATGAAGATGGCTCGGGAGATTGTCAATAGACTTGCTTCGGGATCACAAGTTCAGAAGCTGTGTTCTCTGGCAATGGAAGCTCTTGACAACATGGTCTCACCATTATCAGGATCTGTTTCAGGACAAGGTTAGTTCTCTGTTCACTCATTACTTATGTTTTGAAGTCAGAAGATGTTGACTTTGGCTCTCGTTAGGTGACATATTGAGTGTGAGAGTAGAAGAGATCCAAGCAAGATCAGTCACTGTGAGATTAGACTCCGAGGAGCCGTCTTCTTCTTCGCAAAACCGGATCACGGGTGTGAAGGATGATGGAGATGAAGCAGGGAACAGGCAACGCCTATTGACAAACTCTAGCAGTGGTCTTTGTAGTAATCCATCTTTGCCTGAAGATGAATCCAACAATGTCAGTAAAAGCTGCTGCAAAGAAAATAGCGACAATAACAACGCTGAACACTGTAGTGCAGGAGAAGTAGAATCTGAGATTGAAGAGGAGAGGGTCTTAAAAAGGAAAGTCAACGAGATAGAGGGAGGAGACTTGCTTGTAATAACACCCTGCAAGAGAGACACATTTGACGGCAAGCAAGGAGGGAATAAAAGATCCAAATCAAGAACATCAACCAAGAAACCTGAGACCAATGTAGCAGAAAATGGAGTGGGAGGAGATAAAGACTTGGGTCATATAGTGAAGACCATTAGATGTCTGGAGCAAGAAGGGCATATAGACAAGAGTTTCAGGGAAAGGTTCTTGACATGGTATAGCTTAAGAGCTACTCATAGAGAAGTTAAAGTAGTGAAGGTTTTTGTAGAGACTTTCAAGGATGATCTGTCTTCTCTGGGACAACAGCTTGTGGATACATTCTCAGAATGTGTACAGAGCAAGAGATCATCAACAACTGGTGGTGTACCTGCTGGAATCTGCCTAAAGCTCTGGCATTAAATCCTTACAAATCCGTCTTTTTTTTCCCTATCAAACTTGCTTAATATTCTATCTAAACCATAACGATATTTTGGAATGAAAATATGAAATTCTCTAACACACCTTTGCTTTTAATTTATAGTGCAAAACTCAAAACGAAATAGCCCAATTTCAACTAAGTTCTACTCTACAAGTTAAGAGCATGGAGATCACACACATAAAATTAACAATTCGTGTGAGATGTTTGAAATACCTTTGGATTTGACCTGACAAAGGGCTACTAGGCACAAGCACCGATTGGTGGTCAAATGTACCTTTAAATATAATGAAACCACAATACTTTAACGAGTGCAAGTCTCTCGTCTTCGATCTACAAATCGAGATTTTTTATTCGAACTCAGTTTCTTTCTATAGTATAATAACCCGATGAACATCTTCACACCACGCTTCACTCATTTCTTCATAGTACTGCACAATCCAAATGTAATTTTATCAACCCTATGGTACTAGCAAAATCATTTCAAGAAATGACACAATATGTAAAATGGAGGAAAAAAATAGTATTCTGTTTATATAAACGAAATATTTGTATGCTTTGAAGTTTTGAAACACGCAAAAGTGTTCAGAAAATACCTAAAGGTAAAGAAATGTAAATTGAAGTTACCTGTACGAGAAAGGGAGGAGTATCACTCGAGGACTTTCTTGGGGTCAAGCTGTCCACTGGAGTAACTGGAAGGAACCGCAGAGAGCTCGAGTCTTCCTTTCCATTCTTCACCCGGTTTCAATGTGATCGGCCTTTCGATAGCTGCAGCTTCAACACAAAGCATATGCTTATAGTCTTCATCTCCCAAGTCTGATATCGTCTTTGACCTCTTATCCCATGGATTCCACACCACTGAAAATATGAGTATGACTCAGTTTTTGCTTCGTGATATAGTGTATATAAAACTAGTTTTACGTCTTACCGGCATCAGCAAGTCCGTCTTTGCGAACAACGAACGTCCTCTTCTTCTCGTGGTCCAAAATAGCGATCTTCGCAGGAGTGCTCAGGTAGATCTTGTCAGTCTTGAACAAGTAAAAGTTTTTTTTTTTTGAGTGATGATACAAATAGATATCTCAGAAAGAACGGAGAGATTGGGATTGCAAACTTACTTCGGATTCAAAAGTTATAGCATCACCTTGTTCCGTAAAACGTTCTCTGTTCGTCAAGTTGTCTAGATAATCCAGCGTCTCCAACCCTTCAACCCGTACTTCACTGAACACAAGCAAACCAATGCATGTTAGTATCTCTATTCTAGACCTTCCTGGAGCGATAGATGTAGGAGTTCAATACAAGATAGCTCCAAACTTTGGTAAAATGACAAGTAAAATTGCACCAGGTTGGCATGAAAATACATGAATGTCAAAATGAGATTACCTGATGTCCGAGACAGAGAAATAGGTGTGATAAGCAAATG
The DNA window shown above is from Brassica oleracea var. oleracea cultivar TO1000 chromosome C3, BOL, whole genome shotgun sequence and carries:
- the LOC106335173 gene encoding protein VERNALIZATION INSENSITIVE 3-like isoform X1; the protein is MVLPFGCLNILILEKNNLKNKNLSFIDLFCSSGSWLSKIWRFDSNVGPEEDMDPSSFQRVVCTEFPKKKGLSVSERRELIHALSKQPEEASELLNSWSRDEIMKIICAEMGKERKYTGLAKPKLIENLLNLVSRPLGETSCPNRKSSRKKQKTTTSYIICCENLACRAALGSEDTFCRRCSCCVCQNFDENKDPSLWIACEGCGLSCHLECALKEDGYGIGYNDGSFHCVFCGKDSDLLGCWRKQVKVAKETGRVDVLCYRVSLGQKLLRGTRRYQNLLELMDEAVQKLEGDMGPLVSWDMKMAREIVNRLASGSQVQKLCSLAMEALDNMVSPLSGSVSGQGDILSVRVEEIQARSVTVRLDSEEPSSSSQNRITGVKDDGDEAGNRQRLLTNSSSGLCSNPSLPEDESNNVSKSCCKENSDNNNAEHCSAGEVESEIEEERVLKRKVNEIEGGDLLVITPCKRDTFDGKQGGNKRSKSRTSTKKPETNVAENGVGGDKDLGHIVKTIRCLEQEGHIDKSFRERFLTWYSLRATHREVKVVKVFVETFKDDLSSLGQQLVDTFSECVQSKRSSTTGGVPAGICLKLWH
- the LOC106335173 gene encoding protein VERNALIZATION INSENSITIVE 3-like isoform X2; its protein translation is MQAASLSKIWRFDSNVGPEEDMDPSSFQRVVCTEFPKKKGLSVSERRELIHALSKQPEEASELLNSWSRDEIMKIICAEMGKERKYTGLAKPKLIENLLNLVSRPLGETSCPNRKSSRKKQKTTTSYIICCENLACRAALGSEDTFCRRCSCCVCQNFDENKDPSLWIACEGCGLSCHLECALKEDGYGIGYNDGSFHCVFCGKDSDLLGCWRKQVKVAKETGRVDVLCYRVSLGQKLLRGTRRYQNLLELMDEAVQKLEGDMGPLVSWDMKMAREIVNRLASGSQVQKLCSLAMEALDNMVSPLSGSVSGQGDILSVRVEEIQARSVTVRLDSEEPSSSSQNRITGVKDDGDEAGNRQRLLTNSSSGLCSNPSLPEDESNNVSKSCCKENSDNNNAEHCSAGEVESEIEEERVLKRKVNEIEGGDLLVITPCKRDTFDGKQGGNKRSKSRTSTKKPETNVAENGVGGDKDLGHIVKTIRCLEQEGHIDKSFRERFLTWYSLRATHREVKVVKVFVETFKDDLSSLGQQLVDTFSECVQSKRSSTTGGVPAGICLKLWH